ATATCAAGGTCAGAAGCTATATCCACAAACGTCTTGCGGACAAGATGGTTTCAAAGGTCAAGATTTCCCGTAAAACCAGCTCGATCACCATCGATATCCACACTGCCCGCCCCGGTCTCGTGATCGGCAAAAAGGGCGAGGACATCGACCGTCTGCGCAATGAGCTGAATGTTCTCATAAATAAGAACCGCCTGGTGCCGATCACCGTCTCGATCAATATCGAGCAGATCGACAAACTGTGGCTGGACGCCCGCCTTGTTGGTCATGAGATCTCCCGTCAATTGGAAGAGCGCGTATCTTTTCGCCGTGCCATGAAAATGGCAATGCGCAACGTGCTCAAGGACGGAGCCTTTGGCGTGAAAGTTCAGGTTTCGGGTCGTCTCGGCGGCGCTGAAATTGCCAGAACCGAACGCTATAAGCAAGGCAGAACCCCGCTTCATACCCTGAGAGCCGATATCGACTATGCCATCGTGGAAGCAAATACCACCTACGGCGTCATCGGCATCAAGGTATGGATCTACAAAGGCGATATCTTAGGTTGAGGAGAGACAGATGTTAGCACCAAAAAAAGTAAGACATCGGAAGATGATGAAAGGCAGACGTTGCGGTCTGGCATGGACCGGCAGCAACATCGATTTCGGGGATTATGGTTTGATCGCGCTTGAAGCAGCGTTCATATCCAGCCGCCAGATCGAAGCTGCCCGTATCGCCATCACCCGTCACATGAAACGCTTGGGAAAAGTGTGGATTCGGATATTCCCGGATAAGCCGATCACCAGTAAACCGGCAGAAACGC
This sequence is a window from Candidatus Cloacimonadaceae bacterium. Protein-coding genes within it:
- the rpsC gene encoding 30S ribosomal protein S3, translating into MGQKIHPILYRIGVNKDTESIWFAQGNSYVEFLQEDIKVRSYIHKRLADKMVSKVKISRKTSSITIDIHTARPGLVIGKKGEDIDRLRNELNVLINKNRLVPITVSINIEQIDKLWLDARLVGHEISRQLEERVSFRRAMKMAMRNVLKDGAFGVKVQVSGRLGGAEIARTERYKQGRTPLHTLRADIDYAIVEANTTYGVIGIKVWIYKGDILG
- the rplP gene encoding 50S ribosomal protein L16, with product MLAPKKVRHRKMMKGRRCGLAWTGSNIDFGDYGLIALEAAFISSRQIEAARIAITRHMKRLGKVWIRIFPDKPITSKPAETRMGKGKGAPEYWVAVVRPGRVLFELEGVDVKIAKEAMRLASHKLPIRTRLIAREGVEL